From one Humulus lupulus chromosome 8, drHumLupu1.1, whole genome shotgun sequence genomic stretch:
- the LOC133798514 gene encoding uncharacterized protein LOC133798514, translated as MQLDLDNNLSLQLYFVTCGCDFEPKKISIIRQRKHTEKENMILVFLSCIYEIENNSVFYGHHVIWDSLLKSCCSIRQRQVIQGDRLLNISFGAPRRKVWQGKMWFCYWPSKA; from the exons ATGCAGCTGGATTTGGACAATAATTTATCACTTCAATTGTATTTTGTGACTTGTGGGTGTGATTTTGAG CCCAAAAAGATTTCTATCATCAGACAAAGAAAACATACGGAGAAAGAAAATATGATCTTGGTTTTTCTTTCATGTATATATGAAATAGAAAATAATAGTGTTTTTTATGGTCATCATGTCATCTGGGATTCTCTTTTGAAGAG TTGTTGCTCTATTAGACAAAGGCAAGTTATTCAAGGCGACCGATTGCTTAACATCAGCTTTGGAGCCCCTAGAAGGAAAGTGTGGCAAGGAAAAATGTGGTTTTGCTATTGGCCAA gtaaggcATGA